In a single window of the Terriglobus roseus genome:
- a CDS encoding energy transducer TonB has protein sequence MLQQARELSNLHQPGTASFRLQASFETYDFNGVPDGKGVLSETYLLDGPWQRSILYRDKRSVVTSVDGKVRQITDRGYQTTFAMTRVLDKLFTPVPPAAEMSSYTYRMTSEKAGKLSLRCVVASLPYRGVTVSVAPNAVYCVDADPAIIRLVQGHNGLVFAFNRILRFGSVYLPGDITMMEKGKMRAHVHVDGIVAVPTLKADDMNLPAADTGGPKQIEANVIAGSVLRKVQPKYPEEAKQRHIQGNVVLHAIISKDGAIRDLELISAPDDSLADAAMDAVRQWKYSPYLLAGAPVEVDTTITVNFFFG, from the coding sequence GTGCTGCAGCAGGCACGGGAGCTTTCGAACCTGCATCAGCCCGGCACGGCTTCGTTCCGGTTGCAGGCTTCTTTCGAGACCTATGATTTCAACGGCGTTCCGGACGGCAAAGGCGTTCTGTCAGAGACGTATTTGCTGGATGGTCCTTGGCAGCGATCAATTCTCTACCGTGACAAGCGCTCCGTGGTGACGAGCGTAGATGGCAAAGTTCGCCAGATCACTGACAGGGGTTATCAGACGACGTTCGCAATGACACGCGTGCTGGACAAGCTGTTCACGCCGGTGCCTCCGGCGGCAGAGATGAGCAGCTACACCTACAGGATGACGTCGGAGAAAGCAGGCAAGCTCTCCCTGCGCTGCGTGGTGGCCTCGCTGCCTTATAGGGGCGTGACCGTCAGTGTGGCGCCAAATGCGGTCTACTGCGTTGACGCAGATCCGGCGATCATCCGCCTGGTTCAGGGACACAATGGGCTGGTCTTCGCCTTCAATCGCATCCTTCGTTTTGGATCTGTGTATCTTCCCGGCGACATCACGATGATGGAAAAGGGGAAGATGCGCGCGCACGTTCACGTGGACGGCATTGTGGCCGTGCCAACACTTAAGGCAGACGACATGAACCTGCCGGCGGCGGATACGGGCGGCCCTAAGCAGATCGAGGCTAACGTGATCGCCGGCAGTGTTCTTCGTAAAGTGCAGCCGAAGTATCCCGAAGAAGCGAAGCAGCGCCATATTCAAGGCAATGTGGTTCTCCACGCCATCATTAGCAAGGATGGTGCCATACGCGATCTGGAACTGATCTCCGCCCCGGACGATTCGCTAGCGGATGCGGCCATGGATGCGGTGCGGCAGTGGAAGTACTCGCCTTACCTGCTGGCAGGTGCTCCTGTGGAAGTCGACACCACGATTACGGT